Proteins from a single region of Chryseobacterium sp. T16E-39:
- a CDS encoding helix-turn-helix domain-containing protein, with protein sequence MEKNIDLIANFGKLVVFLMVLFSVFLFTVKSNKRLANQLFALFILLTAFDFTGFFLGKALDDYPTIQILKTSSSLLQMPLFYLYVLATCYSDFKLSPKHLIHAVLFFLFVIIFSVTYISDKSLSLFTIIGEIQYYVYIIFIFFSLKKYKTVYLENYSNNDNSTYKWLFQITLFFFFAHLFVLIKLALLYSGKDQNLLQNMYIVISTVALFTICWFVLKALYNPHLFTGVTTTLEPIESALEKTKIKSERKEISDESAVRLISYMENNKPYLDFDLTLQKLAAQMDLPEKELSILINQKIGKHFFDFINEYRIEDAKILLKDQPELTVLEILYEVGFNSKSSFYTAFKKETGITPSNYRKSAF encoded by the coding sequence GTGGAAAAAAATATTGATTTGATTGCCAACTTTGGAAAATTAGTCGTTTTTCTAATGGTACTATTTTCTGTTTTTCTCTTTACAGTTAAAAGCAATAAGAGACTAGCCAATCAATTGTTTGCTTTGTTTATTCTGTTGACAGCATTTGACTTTACCGGTTTTTTTCTGGGCAAAGCGCTGGACGACTACCCCACTATTCAGATCTTAAAAACGTCATCCTCTTTATTACAAATGCCTTTATTCTATCTGTATGTACTGGCGACTTGTTATTCTGATTTTAAGCTAAGCCCTAAACATCTTATCCACGCTGTATTATTCTTTTTGTTTGTCATCATTTTCAGTGTTACTTATATTTCTGATAAAAGTTTATCGTTATTTACCATCATAGGGGAAATACAGTATTACGTGTATATTATTTTTATATTTTTCAGTTTAAAAAAATACAAGACAGTGTATTTGGAAAATTATTCCAATAACGATAACAGTACTTATAAATGGCTGTTCCAGATCACCTTGTTTTTTTTCTTTGCTCATCTTTTTGTATTGATAAAACTCGCTCTTTTATATTCCGGAAAAGATCAGAATCTGCTACAAAACATGTATATCGTGATCAGTACTGTTGCTTTATTTACGATATGCTGGTTTGTATTAAAAGCTTTGTACAACCCCCATCTTTTTACAGGTGTCACTACTACCCTCGAGCCTATTGAATCTGCGCTTGAAAAAACCAAAATAAAAAGTGAAAGAAAGGAAATATCCGATGAATCCGCAGTCAGACTTATTTCTTATATGGAAAACAACAAGCCTTATCTTGATTTTGACCTGACCTTACAAAAATTGGCAGCTCAGATGGATTTACCTGAAAAAGAATTGTCGATACTTATCAATCAAAAAATAGGAAAGCATTTTTTTGATTTCATCAATGAATATCGGATTGAAGATGCCAAAATACTTTTAAAGGATCAACCTGAACTAACGGTCCTTGAAATCCTGTATGAGGTAGGTTTTAATTCTAAATCATCCTTTTACACCGCCTTTAAAAAAGAAACGGGAATTACACCATCAAACTACAGAAAATCAGCCTTTTAA
- a CDS encoding serine hydrolase domain-containing protein: MKHLFQVTSILAFTLFYSLFSAQSADRVQQFHKVDSLLNHYYQKSNPGIALAIIEKGKTIYMNQKGISNMEYKIPITDSTAFHIASVSKQFTAFLAVSLEKEGKLSLDDDIRKYLPELKGLPYKIKLRQLANHTHGLPNLYELAQLRGIEPGDKMTHKEVVDMLLHIKQVNFKPGEKYEYNNTGFVLLAEIIERVCGKPFQEVLKDKVFIPLKMNNSLAVNTPSLIVKNKAYSYRLNKGKYDNYAFNIMANGSSGVSTTIKDLSKWVIHHQYPSPRDKEILDEMQQPTLLNSGEVIPYGLGLESKNYKGLGIVFHGGGDAGYRSYILNVPKYKFSIVILGNNNDFKPFEFVYEILDLYLKEYEKEPSLPLKTTYTTQELKAFQGTYEMFPGSFFTILAENNSLYYQPFGSENKMELPAIGNDRFANPPLPISYFSFGKNTCDFHIADFKYQGKKVQVDLPKANEINLASFVGIYKNEEFNTEYELVLENGKLVAHHSLNEAILLHPLTKSSFYSDEGFFGKLVFASDPHGKVTQFLLSGQNLKDITFVKLR, encoded by the coding sequence ATGAAACATTTATTTCAGGTTACATCAATTCTTGCTTTTACACTTTTTTATAGTTTATTTTCTGCTCAAAGCGCAGACAGGGTACAGCAATTCCATAAAGTAGATTCTTTATTAAATCACTACTATCAAAAAAGTAATCCCGGAATTGCCCTGGCCATTATTGAAAAAGGGAAAACCATTTATATGAATCAAAAAGGTATTTCAAACATGGAATATAAGATCCCTATTACTGATTCTACCGCTTTTCATATTGCTTCTGTCTCCAAACAATTTACAGCTTTTCTTGCCGTTTCATTAGAAAAAGAAGGCAAACTTTCATTAGATGATGATATAAGAAAATATTTACCGGAATTGAAAGGTTTACCCTATAAAATAAAGCTTCGCCAACTGGCCAATCATACCCACGGACTACCCAATTTATATGAATTAGCCCAACTCAGAGGTATAGAACCCGGTGATAAAATGACGCATAAAGAGGTGGTAGACATGCTATTGCACATCAAGCAGGTTAATTTTAAACCAGGTGAAAAATACGAATACAACAATACAGGCTTTGTTTTGCTTGCCGAAATTATCGAACGGGTATGTGGGAAGCCATTCCAGGAGGTATTAAAAGATAAAGTTTTTATACCATTGAAAATGAACAATAGCCTAGCCGTCAACACCCCTTCACTGATCGTTAAAAACAAAGCCTATTCTTATCGCCTAAACAAAGGAAAGTATGACAATTACGCATTTAACATCATGGCAAACGGTTCCTCGGGGGTTAGTACCACCATTAAAGACCTGAGTAAATGGGTAATCCATCATCAGTACCCATCTCCAAGAGACAAGGAAATTTTAGACGAAATGCAACAACCTACCCTACTCAATTCAGGAGAGGTCATCCCATACGGTTTGGGATTAGAATCTAAAAATTATAAAGGTCTTGGCATCGTTTTCCATGGTGGTGGAGATGCGGGCTATCGCTCCTATATTTTAAATGTCCCGAAATATAAATTTTCCATTGTAATACTGGGAAATAATAATGATTTTAAACCATTTGAATTTGTTTATGAAATTCTCGATTTATATTTAAAAGAATATGAAAAAGAACCTTCACTACCCCTAAAAACGACTTACACGACACAGGAACTCAAGGCTTTTCAAGGTACCTACGAAATGTTTCCAGGATCATTTTTTACTATACTGGCGGAAAACAATTCACTTTATTACCAGCCATTTGGTTCAGAGAATAAAATGGAGTTACCCGCCATTGGAAATGATCGTTTTGCAAATCCTCCTTTGCCAATCAGCTATTTTTCATTTGGTAAAAATACCTGCGACTTCCATATCGCCGATTTTAAATATCAAGGCAAAAAAGTACAGGTAGATCTTCCAAAGGCTAATGAAATAAATTTAGCTTCTTTTGTTGGAATTTACAAAAATGAAGAATTTAATACAGAATATGAATTGGTTTTGGAAAACGGTAAGTTGGTAGCGCACCACAGTCTTAATGAGGCTATTCTTCTACATCCGCTTACGAAGAGCAGCTTTTATTCAGACGAAGGATTTTTCGGAAAGCTTGTGTTTGCAAGTGACCCACATGGTAAGGTTACTCAATTCCTGTTATCAGGACAAAATTTAAAGGATATTACCTTTGTAAAACTTAGGTAA
- a CDS encoding nuclear transport factor 2 family protein, whose amino-acid sequence MKSKTPVETVSKYYTALGERNIEMIMNLIPETLDWYVPGNETIAPWLGHRKTYSQVREFFELLWQSTEPVSASIDNIAIEGNVVLSSGNFETHMLKTGKNFKSIFFTQITVVDGMIVKYILLEDTLGLVKALEH is encoded by the coding sequence ATGAAAAGCAAAACCCCTGTCGAAACAGTCTCAAAATATTACACTGCGTTAGGAGAGCGTAATATTGAAATGATAATGAACCTGATTCCTGAAACACTGGATTGGTATGTTCCGGGTAACGAAACAATTGCTCCCTGGCTGGGGCATCGGAAAACCTATAGTCAGGTAAGAGAATTTTTTGAATTGCTTTGGCAAAGTACAGAGCCTGTCTCTGCTTCGATTGATAATATTGCAATTGAAGGAAATGTAGTGCTTAGTTCAGGAAATTTTGAAACCCATATGCTTAAAACCGGAAAAAATTTCAAATCAATTTTTTTTACTCAGATCACTGTCGTTGACGGAATGATTGTCAAGTACATTTTATTAGAAGATACCCTTGGATTGGTAAAAGCTTTAGAGCATTAA
- a CDS encoding nuclear transport factor 2 family protein, translating to MENQPKQVVTEFLTAVKLIDLEKISSLLDPEVQWNQPGNNEISGQKNSQQEVFEMVGKMFAITGNTLQLKAFDSISVNNNRIACQLHWVGEKVSGETLDVYNTDIYTIEQNKISKVEIFSADLIQEDQFWKS from the coding sequence ATGGAAAATCAACCAAAACAAGTCGTGACCGAATTTTTAACAGCTGTTAAACTTATTGATCTTGAAAAAATAAGTTCATTACTGGACCCTGAAGTACAATGGAACCAGCCGGGAAATAATGAGATCTCTGGTCAGAAGAATTCGCAGCAGGAAGTATTTGAAATGGTGGGCAAAATGTTTGCAATTACAGGCAATACCTTACAATTAAAAGCTTTTGACTCCATAAGTGTCAACAATAACAGGATCGCATGTCAGCTGCATTGGGTCGGAGAGAAAGTTTCCGGTGAAACACTGGATGTTTATAATACTGATATTTATACAATCGAGCAGAATAAAATCTCAAAAGTGGAAATTTTTTCTGCCGACCTGATACAGGAGGATCAGTTTTGGAAAAGCTAA
- a CDS encoding AraC family transcriptional regulator, producing the protein MENQSKIFSSKLISYAVQRDVSADQLMLASNITLKELTDLKTPLSDKQIDDLWLNAISMTKDSIFGLHLGESLQLQALGIVGEIIKTSKTVGEALTNAAPFVHVITSSVELSILKDDDHFSIVFIPLNPLWYEHIVDIQIVDLLMVLVVHELNGLLFKKLYPRSVSFARPLENIEEYERVLRCQPQDNAKMNQISFDIAYWDEKIITTNHEHQKLLLSQSHLWQNNDTARKLFKDKVYNYIRANSYLKMVTLDDLAGNFNLSTRTLQRKLKNEEINFQQLADEARKNLAIMYLKNDSFQITEISGMLGYNEVSAFIRAFKRWTGLSPASYQKNLSKLAIEPG; encoded by the coding sequence ATGGAAAACCAGTCTAAAATTTTCAGCTCAAAACTAATTAGCTATGCGGTTCAAAGAGATGTTTCTGCTGACCAGCTGATGCTTGCTTCAAATATCACCCTAAAGGAACTGACAGACTTAAAAACGCCACTCAGCGATAAACAAATTGATGACCTTTGGTTGAATGCCATATCTATGACCAAGGATAGCATATTTGGTCTTCATCTTGGAGAATCGTTACAACTACAGGCACTTGGAATCGTAGGAGAGATCATTAAAACAAGTAAAACTGTAGGTGAAGCTTTGACGAATGCAGCACCATTCGTCCATGTGATCACCTCATCAGTGGAGCTCAGTATTTTAAAGGATGATGATCATTTTTCTATTGTCTTTATTCCCCTCAATCCTTTGTGGTATGAGCATATTGTGGATATACAAATAGTTGATCTTTTAATGGTTTTGGTTGTACATGAACTTAATGGACTATTGTTTAAAAAACTGTATCCCCGTTCAGTAAGTTTTGCCCGACCATTGGAGAACATAGAAGAGTATGAACGGGTCCTCCGGTGTCAACCGCAGGACAATGCGAAAATGAATCAAATTTCGTTTGACATTGCGTATTGGGATGAAAAAATTATAACCACCAATCATGAACATCAGAAACTGCTTCTCAGCCAGTCACATCTTTGGCAAAATAATGATACTGCCAGGAAATTATTTAAAGACAAAGTGTACAATTACATCCGTGCCAATTCTTATCTGAAAATGGTCACTCTGGACGACCTTGCAGGCAACTTCAACCTTAGTACACGTACTCTTCAGCGTAAATTAAAGAATGAAGAAATCAATTTTCAACAGCTCGCTGACGAAGCACGTAAAAACTTAGCCATCATGTATCTAAAAAATGACTCTTTCCAGATAACTGAGATATCGGGTATGCTTGGCTATAACGAGGTAAGCGCATTTATCCGGGCATTCAAACGATGGACAGGACTATCTCCTGCCAGCTATCAAAAGAATTTGAGCAAGCTTGCCATAGAGCCCGGATAA
- a CDS encoding OmpA family protein: MKFKLLILSMIASIVIACNSEKKQKEESTGNTDSTQSVNANQEPQAATATKKMDINSIPISNKPLGAFPYFNLPENYQSTPTNNTADFDVAYFWVKDHFEKPEGKIFYARVTAKEGKSYSDLEVERNLDELIKSVDGLKVSQMKIPVDSSYAVPDNNKLKYMNGYGFMSSAVTTTYVIRRSDRNIWMQLTPGDDGVSAGWMILETKPFKMTASLTQADEMKKELDTKGHIPLYINFDTDKATIKPESLPIIEEIQKLLAGNTALKILIEGHTDNSGVATHNKKLSEDRANAVKMALIAKGTNAARLQSKGMGSDKPIADNTSEDGKAKNRRVEIVKI, encoded by the coding sequence ATGAAATTCAAATTACTAATACTAAGCATGATAGCATCTATAGTAATAGCATGCAATTCCGAGAAAAAACAGAAAGAAGAATCAACGGGCAATACCGATTCTACCCAATCTGTAAATGCAAATCAGGAACCTCAGGCAGCAACTGCTACCAAAAAAATGGACATTAATTCGATTCCAATTTCAAACAAACCACTTGGTGCTTTTCCGTATTTTAATCTGCCTGAAAATTATCAATCTACACCCACAAATAATACCGCCGACTTTGATGTTGCCTATTTCTGGGTAAAAGATCATTTTGAAAAACCGGAGGGAAAAATTTTCTATGCAAGAGTTACAGCCAAAGAAGGAAAATCTTACAGTGATCTTGAAGTAGAAAGGAACCTGGACGAGCTCATTAAAAGTGTTGACGGCCTAAAAGTATCTCAAATGAAAATACCTGTCGATTCATCCTATGCGGTTCCGGATAATAATAAATTGAAATACATGAATGGATATGGGTTTATGTCCAGTGCAGTTACCACGACTTACGTGATTCGCCGTTCTGACAGAAATATATGGATGCAGCTTACTCCCGGGGATGATGGAGTTTCAGCCGGTTGGATGATTTTGGAAACAAAACCATTCAAAATGACCGCTTCCCTTACCCAGGCGGATGAAATGAAAAAAGAATTGGATACCAAGGGACACATTCCTTTGTATATCAATTTTGATACGGATAAAGCAACAATTAAACCTGAATCCTTACCTATTATTGAAGAAATACAAAAATTGCTGGCAGGCAATACAGCCCTAAAAATCCTCATTGAAGGCCATACCGATAACAGTGGTGTTGCCACTCATAATAAAAAACTTTCTGAAGACAGGGCTAATGCTGTGAAAATGGCATTAATTGCTAAAGGAACAAATGCTGCGAGATTGCAGTCAAAAGGAATGGGTTCTGACAAACCTATTGCAGACAATACGAGTGAGGATGGTAAAGCAAAAAACCGCCGGGTAGAAATTGTGAAAATTTAA
- a CDS encoding bacteriocin-like protein codes for MNNLRKLNKGELKTITGGRPPLGCNSWDNVAGCCKSWAPDYCGNTTCPNSPPPTC; via the coding sequence ATGAACAATCTAAGAAAATTAAACAAGGGAGAATTAAAAACGATCACTGGAGGAAGACCGCCTCTTGGATGTAACAGCTGGGATAATGTAGCAGGATGCTGCAAATCATGGGCTCCTGATTACTGTGGTAATACAACTTGCCCAAATTCACCTCCTCCAACATGCTAG
- a CDS encoding T9SS type A sorting domain-containing protein, which produces MKQQLFFKQIFFLLSFGLSCFSFGQNNSWQPLGPNDSSQPSFGTSDVTSLTMAPNGTVYFGYRDYANNSKASVKKFNGISWENVGIEGFSDGIISQVDLAIAPNGTPYIGYQDYTNNSKMTVKKFNGSSWETVGTEGFSTGVPVFTSLVVAPDGTPYIGYSDFSNSKKATVMKFNGTDWVTVGTTGFSAGDAQYTSLAIAQSGTLYLGYSDIASGGKTTVKKFNGNSWDTVGTAGFSVNPSALYVSLVISPDGTPYIGYSDFYGSEKATVMKFNGTNWVTVGTAGFSAGTAVYTSLAIAPDGTPYIAYSDGTNSMKTTVKKFDNNNWVTLGTPGFSAGGVNYNVDLAVSPDNKQVIVGYSLSGSNGIFAKYYDAGELNIKETEIQHSGIYPNPTKGELNIKTDKKIKLSTLFDMSGRKILTTSSQKIDVSPLAKGIYMLTVQFTDGTSLSEKVIKE; this is translated from the coding sequence ATGAAACAACAATTATTCTTTAAGCAGATCTTTTTTCTGCTCTCCTTTGGCTTATCCTGCTTTTCATTCGGACAAAACAACAGCTGGCAGCCTCTTGGCCCTAATGATTCCAGCCAACCTTCTTTTGGAACCTCTGATGTTACCAGCCTTACTATGGCTCCAAATGGTACGGTTTACTTTGGTTATAGGGACTATGCTAATAACAGTAAAGCTTCAGTAAAGAAATTTAACGGGATAAGTTGGGAAAATGTCGGTATAGAAGGATTTTCGGATGGCATCATTTCCCAGGTCGATCTTGCTATAGCCCCGAACGGCACTCCCTATATCGGATATCAGGATTACACTAATAATAGTAAAATGACTGTAAAAAAGTTTAATGGCAGTAGTTGGGAAACAGTTGGTACAGAAGGATTTTCCACCGGTGTTCCTGTTTTTACAAGTTTAGTTGTAGCACCTGACGGAACCCCATATATCGGATATTCAGATTTCAGCAACAGTAAAAAAGCTACTGTGATGAAGTTTAATGGTACCGATTGGGTAACGGTAGGTACGACCGGGTTTTCTGCGGGTGATGCCCAATATACCAGCCTTGCAATAGCCCAAAGTGGTACACTCTATTTAGGTTACAGCGATATAGCTAGCGGCGGTAAAACCACTGTAAAAAAATTTAATGGCAACAGCTGGGATACTGTTGGAACAGCAGGATTCTCAGTAAATCCCAGTGCTTTATATGTCAGTCTTGTAATATCACCTGATGGTACTCCATATATAGGGTATTCAGATTTCTATGGCAGTGAAAAAGCCACTGTAATGAAATTCAATGGCACCAATTGGGTAACAGTAGGTACGGCTGGGTTTTCTGCGGGTACGGCAGTGTATACGAGCCTTGCAATAGCTCCTGACGGCACTCCTTATATAGCTTATTCAGATGGCACTAACAGCATGAAAACTACAGTAAAAAAATTCGATAACAACAATTGGGTTACGCTTGGGACGCCGGGATTCTCTGCAGGAGGTGTCAATTATAATGTTGACCTTGCCGTTAGTCCCGATAATAAACAAGTCATTGTAGGATACAGCTTATCAGGATCAAATGGTATTTTCGCTAAATACTACGATGCCGGCGAGTTGAATATCAAAGAAACGGAGATTCAGCATTCAGGAATATATCCCAATCCGACCAAGGGAGAACTCAATATCAAAACAGATAAGAAGATAAAATTATCAACCTTGTTTGATATGTCTGGAAGGAAAATTTTAACAACCTCATCACAGAAGATCGATGTTTCTCCATTGGCAAAAGGAATTTATATGCTTACTGTACAGTTTACAGATGGTACCTCTTTATCAGAAAAAGTGATCAAAGAATAA
- a CDS encoding type 1 glutamine amidotransferase domain-containing protein: MGIIKILIIVTNVSMYTSGKYSTGLWLSELTHMYDAAKVRGYDITIASPNGGDTPVDPESLKFFTLDRMSKKYWNNKTFREELKKTRSLKEVENENYDVVYVTGGHGTMYDFPDNPVLQNIIAKQYEENKMVAAICHGVSSLINVKTKDGNYLIKNKKITGYNWFEEGLAGRKKEVPFNLEDTLKKRGSRYQKALIPMTSYVVVDKNLITGQNPFSSKKIAKVVVHELEKKSGKSSMKPSVSL; the protein is encoded by the coding sequence ATGGGCATTATAAAAATTTTAATAATTGTTACCAACGTCAGTATGTACACGAGTGGGAAATATTCCACCGGTTTATGGTTAAGCGAGCTTACCCATATGTATGATGCAGCGAAGGTGAGAGGATATGATATTACCATTGCAAGTCCAAACGGAGGGGATACCCCTGTTGATCCGGAGAGTTTGAAATTTTTTACTTTAGATAGAATGTCTAAAAAGTATTGGAATAATAAGACATTTAGAGAGGAACTCAAAAAGACCAGGAGTTTAAAAGAAGTTGAAAATGAAAATTATGATGTGGTGTATGTAACAGGCGGACATGGAACAATGTATGATTTCCCTGATAACCCTGTTCTTCAGAATATCATTGCTAAACAATATGAAGAAAATAAAATGGTAGCGGCCATTTGTCATGGCGTGAGCAGTTTGATCAATGTGAAAACAAAGGACGGAAATTATCTAATCAAAAATAAAAAAATAACCGGCTATAATTGGTTTGAAGAAGGCTTGGCAGGTCGAAAAAAAGAAGTGCCTTTCAATCTCGAAGATACCTTGAAAAAACGGGGATCCAGATATCAAAAAGCTTTGATTCCAATGACTTCTTATGTTGTGGTGGATAAGAATCTGATCACCGGACAAAACCCATTCAGCTCGAAAAAGATAGCGAAAGTTGTAGTTCATGAATTGGAAAAGAAATCTGGAAAATCTTCCATGAAACCGTCTGTGTCTTTGTAA
- a CDS encoding helix-turn-helix domain-containing protein produces MKTPEKVSSISSLHKFLGLEKPSNPLISVFNFDNIKLEGETFVNAVTTEFYMIALKKDCAGGKFRYGQQYYDFDEGIMYFVAPNQVFQLEDVLLNGVKGFVLVLHPDFLHGYGLASSIKEYGYFSYTANEALHLSEKEERSILDIIDNIEREMNGNMDSFTQDLLISNLDLLLKYCDRYYNRQFLTRKKANSDLLSKLEALLDDYFKNEKLMINGIPTVYFIAEQLHLSPNYLSDMLRSQTGQTTQQHIQNRLIEKAKEMLSTTEMSVSEIAYHLGFEHPQSFHRLFKNRTSKSPLEFRASFN; encoded by the coding sequence ATGAAAACTCCGGAAAAAGTTTCATCAATCAGTTCACTCCACAAATTTCTAGGGTTGGAAAAGCCATCAAATCCCCTGATTAGTGTCTTTAATTTTGATAATATAAAACTGGAAGGAGAAACCTTTGTCAATGCAGTGACTACTGAGTTTTACATGATTGCATTGAAAAAAGACTGTGCGGGCGGGAAGTTTCGGTACGGACAGCAATATTATGATTTTGATGAGGGTATCATGTATTTTGTGGCTCCGAATCAGGTTTTTCAGCTGGAAGATGTTCTTTTGAATGGAGTAAAAGGATTTGTTTTGGTGCTACATCCTGACTTTCTGCATGGATATGGGTTGGCGTCCTCCATCAAAGAATATGGTTATTTCTCCTATACCGCTAATGAGGCATTACATCTTTCTGAAAAGGAAGAGAGATCCATTTTAGATATTATCGATAATATAGAGCGGGAAATGAATGGTAATATGGATTCTTTTACACAGGATTTATTAATTTCAAATCTTGATCTACTCTTAAAATACTGTGACCGCTATTATAACAGGCAGTTCCTGACCAGGAAAAAGGCTAATAGTGATTTACTTTCAAAATTAGAAGCCTTGTTGGATGACTATTTTAAAAATGAAAAACTAATGATAAATGGTATTCCAACAGTTTACTTTATTGCAGAACAGCTTCACCTGAGCCCCAATTACCTAAGTGATATGCTCCGGTCGCAGACAGGTCAAACCACACAGCAACATATTCAGAACCGTTTAATCGAAAAAGCAAAAGAAATGTTGTCTACTACGGAAATGTCGGTTTCTGAAATTGCTTATCATTTGGGGTTTGAGCATCCTCAATCTTTTCATCGTTTGTTTAAAAACCGGACCTCTAAATCCCCCCTTGAATTTAGAGCATCATTTAATTAA